In Amycolatopsis methanolica 239, a single genomic region encodes these proteins:
- a CDS encoding DUF4233 domain-containing protein, with amino-acid sequence MSEEKTVRPPAKDPMKSFRGVMAGTLICEAITVGLALPVIANLGGGIGTLAGWGIIVIAVLHVLLCGVLKRRWAVPAILVLQVALVAYFVDTVAIGVIGLLFLAFWLWALWLRNDVARRMAEGRLPSQQQ; translated from the coding sequence GTGAGCGAGGAGAAGACGGTCCGGCCCCCGGCGAAGGACCCGATGAAGTCCTTCCGCGGCGTGATGGCCGGGACGCTGATCTGCGAGGCCATCACGGTCGGCCTCGCCCTGCCGGTGATCGCCAACCTGGGCGGCGGCATCGGCACCCTCGCGGGCTGGGGGATCATCGTGATCGCCGTCCTGCACGTGCTGCTGTGCGGCGTCCTGAAGCGGCGCTGGGCGGTGCCGGCGATCCTGGTGCTGCAGGTCGCGCTGGTCGCGTACTTCGTCGACACGGTGGCCATCGGCGTCATCGGCCTGCTGTTCCTCGCGTTCTGGCTGTGGGCGCTGTGGCTGCGCAACGACGTGGCCCGGCGCATGGCCGAGGGCCGTCTGCCCAGCCAGCAGCAGTAG
- a CDS encoding DUF4260 family protein encodes MKRTAWAVAGVFLLAFAVFEAVKHGGWTVGALLLGLIGPDLTFLAGIGAPPAERGVLPRRVVPFYNAAHHWAGPVVLLVVFSFVASPAAFTLGLAWLAHIVVDRAFGYGLRTADGRQRATA; translated from the coding sequence ATGAAGCGCACCGCCTGGGCCGTCGCCGGCGTCTTCCTGCTCGCGTTCGCCGTGTTCGAGGCCGTCAAGCACGGCGGCTGGACCGTCGGCGCCCTGCTGCTCGGCCTGATCGGGCCGGATCTGACGTTCCTGGCGGGGATCGGCGCGCCGCCCGCCGAGCGCGGCGTGCTGCCGCGCCGGGTGGTGCCGTTCTACAACGCCGCCCACCACTGGGCGGGTCCGGTGGTCCTGCTCGTGGTCTTCAGCTTCGTCGCGAGCCCCGCCGCCTTCACGCTCGGTCTGGCCTGGCTCGCGCACATCGTCGTGGACCGCGCCTTCGGTTACGGTCTGCGCACGGCCGACGGCAGGCAGCGCGCCACGGCGTGA
- a CDS encoding acyl-CoA dehydrogenase family protein, which translates to MTKPDPRDLLGIRDLLNEEEREIADTVRTFVRKEVADHAGQWFEDATFPKHLVGQLGEMGLLGMHLTGYGCAGTSATAYGLACLELEAGDSGLRSFVSVQGSLAMFPIWKYGSDEQKDRWLPAMARGEAIGCFGLTEPDRGSDPGDMRTFAKRDGGDWILNGSKMWITNGTLADVAVVWARTDDGVRGFVVPTDTPGFTAREIKHKLSLRMSATAELSFDDLRLPGDAVLPGVTGLKGPLSCLSEARFGILFGALGAARTCYESALDYASTREQFGRPIGGFQLTQQKLVGMAMELNQGMLLAVHLGRRKDAGELPPELVSFGKLNNVRTAIDIARTARTILAANGISLEYPVLRHANNLESVLTYEGTEEIHTLVLGQLLTGQSAYR; encoded by the coding sequence ATGACGAAGCCCGACCCCCGTGACCTGCTCGGCATCCGCGACCTGCTGAACGAGGAGGAGCGCGAGATCGCGGACACGGTGCGGACCTTCGTCCGCAAGGAGGTCGCCGACCACGCCGGCCAGTGGTTCGAGGACGCAACGTTCCCGAAGCACCTCGTGGGGCAGCTCGGCGAGATGGGCCTGCTCGGCATGCACCTCACCGGGTACGGCTGCGCGGGCACCAGCGCCACCGCGTACGGCCTGGCGTGCCTGGAGCTGGAGGCCGGTGACAGCGGGCTGCGCAGCTTCGTGTCCGTGCAGGGCTCGCTGGCGATGTTCCCGATCTGGAAGTACGGCTCGGACGAGCAGAAGGACCGCTGGCTGCCGGCGATGGCGCGCGGCGAGGCGATCGGCTGCTTCGGCCTCACCGAGCCCGACCGCGGGTCCGACCCTGGCGACATGCGCACGTTCGCCAAGCGCGACGGTGGCGACTGGATCCTCAACGGGTCCAAGATGTGGATCACCAACGGCACCCTCGCCGACGTCGCCGTGGTGTGGGCGCGCACCGACGACGGCGTGCGCGGGTTCGTGGTGCCGACGGACACGCCGGGGTTCACCGCGCGGGAGATCAAGCACAAGCTGTCGCTGCGGATGTCCGCGACGGCCGAGCTGTCGTTCGACGACCTGCGCCTGCCCGGTGACGCGGTGCTGCCCGGCGTGACCGGGCTGAAGGGGCCGCTGTCCTGCCTGTCCGAGGCGCGGTTCGGCATCCTGTTCGGGGCGCTCGGCGCGGCCCGCACGTGCTACGAAAGCGCACTCGACTACGCGTCGACGCGAGAGCAGTTCGGCCGCCCGATCGGCGGGTTCCAGCTGACGCAGCAGAAGCTGGTCGGGATGGCGATGGAGCTGAACCAGGGCATGCTGCTCGCGGTGCACCTCGGGCGCCGCAAGGACGCCGGCGAGCTGCCGCCCGAGCTGGTCAGCTTCGGCAAGCTGAACAACGTGCGCACCGCGATCGACATCGCCCGCACGGCGCGCACGATCCTGGCCGCGAACGGGATCAGCCTGGAGTACCCGGTGCTGCGGCACGCGAACAACCTGGAGAGCGTGCTGACGTACGAGGGCACGGAGGAGATCCACACGCTGGTGCTCGGGCAGCTGCTGACCGGGCAGAGCGCCTACCGCTGA
- a CDS encoding DUF2277 domain-containing protein — translation MCRNITVLRGLEPSATAEEIEAAARQYVRKVTGVQTLSDATREPFERAVAEIAEITTRLLGELPARRQPPTTVPPLRRPEVRARIAARQAR, via the coding sequence ATGTGCCGAAACATCACGGTGCTCCGCGGGCTGGAGCCGTCGGCCACGGCGGAGGAGATCGAGGCCGCCGCGCGCCAGTACGTGCGCAAGGTGACCGGGGTGCAGACCCTGTCCGACGCCACGCGCGAGCCGTTCGAACGGGCCGTCGCGGAGATCGCCGAGATCACCACGCGGCTGCTCGGCGAGCTGCCCGCGCGCCGCCAGCCGCCCACGACGGTGCCCCCGTTGCGCCGGCCCGAGGTGCGCGCGCGGATCGCCGCGCGTCAGGCCCGGTAG
- a CDS encoding GntR family transcriptional regulator — protein sequence MDRTEQVGFSKRHRLVTDLAEQIRSGRLARGERLPGEHQLAQRYQVSRGTVRSALSELQRRDLIATESGVGSFVTFDGVELDQAVGWATALARSGFEITTDLLAIERVRDDALAERFGVESFVSIRRLRRDQAAGPVSLEVALVPGAGALAGLPERGLVRGSLTATLADAGLRAEGGEQWIGTEALTPETAALLERPAGTLFLRAVRTSTDAAGGLVEHVVSLLDPARFQFHLTFGRR from the coding sequence ATGGACAGGACTGAACAGGTCGGCTTTTCCAAGCGGCACCGCCTGGTCACCGATCTCGCCGAGCAGATCCGGTCGGGCCGGCTGGCGCGCGGCGAGCGGTTGCCCGGGGAGCACCAGCTGGCGCAGCGGTACCAGGTCAGCCGGGGCACGGTCCGCAGCGCTCTGTCCGAACTGCAGCGACGCGACCTGATCGCGACGGAAAGCGGTGTCGGTTCGTTCGTCACCTTCGACGGCGTCGAGCTGGACCAGGCCGTCGGCTGGGCCACCGCGCTCGCGCGGTCCGGGTTCGAGATCACCACCGATCTGCTGGCGATCGAGCGCGTGCGCGACGACGCCCTCGCCGAACGCTTCGGGGTCGAGTCGTTCGTTTCGATCCGCCGGTTGCGCCGCGACCAGGCCGCCGGCCCGGTGTCGCTGGAAGTCGCGCTCGTCCCGGGCGCCGGCGCGCTCGCCGGGCTGCCGGAGCGGGGCCTGGTGCGCGGCTCGCTGACCGCGACGCTCGCCGACGCCGGTTTGCGCGCCGAAGGTGGTGAGCAGTGGATCGGCACCGAGGCGCTGACCCCGGAGACCGCGGCGCTGCTGGAACGGCCGGCAGGCACGCTGTTCCTCCGCGCGGTCCGCACGAGCACCGACGCGGCGGGCGGCCTCGTCGAGCACGTCGTCAGCCTCCTGGACCCGGCGCGGTTCCAGTTCCACCTCACGTTCGGCCGCCGGTGA
- a CDS encoding purine-cytosine permease family protein encodes MATDTAVESRAGALETRGIEPVPEAERTGRPGQLFWVWFAANISILGLPLGATLVAIQGLTFWQAAIVAVIGSVGSFAIVGAVSIAGRRGGAPGLTLSRAVFGVHGNAGPTVVSLLSRLGWETVNTTTAAFALLSLCAIVFGTASDAKATPVLTIACIAVFVACTVVVSGLGHAVLVAVQRWATWIFGALNIVVAVNLVATIDWSAVGSAEPASVGAMIAGVGTIAAGTGIGWANASADMSRYQSPAVRNGSLVLSAAAGAGIPLVLLIGLGSLLSAGDPTLAQADDPVAAIRSMLPAWMAVPYLLAAFGGLLLSNHLSVYSAGLTTLTLGIRIKRVYAVVVDVIVTFAGAAYFMLVADNFYGPFIAFISLLAVPITAWVGVFGVDMLRRRHYDPAGLMDLRRTSVYWYRAGIEPRALLAWAAGIVTGYLFTTAGTGEDVWFTGPFANTWPGQNGLGWLITLVVAGGLYGLLGGARTASK; translated from the coding sequence ATGGCGACTGACACCGCTGTCGAGTCCCGCGCGGGTGCACTGGAGACCCGCGGCATCGAACCGGTCCCCGAGGCCGAACGCACCGGCAGGCCGGGGCAGCTGTTCTGGGTGTGGTTCGCCGCGAACATCTCCATCCTCGGTCTGCCGCTCGGCGCGACGCTGGTCGCGATCCAGGGGCTGACGTTCTGGCAGGCCGCGATCGTCGCGGTGATCGGGTCGGTCGGGTCGTTCGCGATCGTCGGCGCGGTGTCGATCGCCGGGCGGCGCGGGGGAGCGCCGGGCCTGACGTTGTCCCGGGCGGTGTTCGGAGTGCACGGCAACGCCGGGCCGACCGTGGTGTCGCTGCTGTCGCGGCTGGGCTGGGAGACGGTCAACACCACGACCGCCGCGTTCGCCCTGTTGTCCTTGTGCGCCATCGTGTTCGGCACCGCATCGGACGCGAAGGCCACGCCGGTGCTGACCATCGCCTGCATCGCGGTCTTCGTCGCCTGCACCGTGGTGGTCTCCGGGCTCGGGCACGCGGTGCTGGTCGCCGTGCAGCGCTGGGCGACGTGGATCTTCGGCGCGCTCAACATCGTCGTCGCGGTGAACCTGGTCGCGACCATCGACTGGAGCGCCGTCGGGTCCGCCGAGCCGGCGTCGGTCGGCGCGATGATCGCCGGGGTCGGGACGATCGCGGCCGGCACCGGCATCGGCTGGGCGAACGCCTCGGCCGACATGTCGCGTTACCAGTCGCCCGCGGTGCGCAACGGGTCGCTCGTGCTGTCCGCCGCCGCGGGCGCGGGGATCCCGCTGGTGCTCCTGATCGGCCTTGGCAGCCTGCTCTCCGCGGGTGACCCCACGCTCGCGCAGGCCGACGACCCGGTCGCCGCGATCCGGTCGATGCTGCCCGCGTGGATGGCGGTGCCGTACCTGCTGGCCGCGTTCGGCGGGCTCCTGCTGTCCAACCACCTGTCGGTGTACTCCGCGGGACTGACCACGCTGACTCTGGGCATCCGGATCAAGCGGGTGTACGCGGTGGTGGTCGACGTGATCGTCACCTTCGCCGGGGCCGCGTACTTCATGCTGGTCGCGGACAACTTCTACGGGCCGTTCATCGCGTTCATCAGCCTGCTCGCGGTGCCGATCACCGCGTGGGTCGGCGTGTTCGGCGTGGACATGCTGCGCCGCAGGCACTACGACCCGGCCGGGCTGATGGACCTGCGCCGCACCAGCGTGTACTGGTACCGGGCCGGGATCGAGCCGCGTGCGCTGCTGGCGTGGGCCGCGGGCATCGTCACCGGGTACCTGTTCACCACCGCCGGCACCGGCGAGGACGTGTGGTTCACCGGGCCGTTCGCGAACACCTGGCCAGGGCAGAACGGGCTGGGCTGGCTGATCACGCTCGTCGTGGCGGGCGGCCTGTACGGGCTACTCGGCGGCGCGCGGACGGCGTCGAAGTGA
- a CDS encoding ADP-ribosylglycohydrolase family protein, protein MSARDRALGAFAGLALGDALGMPTQSMSRAEITRRYGRIETLVDAVADQPIAPGMPAGSITDDTEQALLLARLLIDGDGRIDPLVFARALLDWEADMIRRGSADLLGPSTKRALDLLQSGADPAEAGRGGSTNGAAMRITPVAIATPPELDCLLDAVTEASLVTHNSSLGIAAAAAVAAAVSAGVDGASLPEALDHAEAAAAAGAGRGAWSAGGDIAARIRWARGWVSGLDSATLADAVYQVIGTSVAAQESVVAAIALAQALGERPADALTLAAGLGGDTDTVAAMCGAILGAQHGFAGLPAGPVGTVLTVNRLDLGPVVDGLLELRGRK, encoded by the coding sequence GTGAGCGCGCGGGACCGGGCGCTCGGCGCGTTCGCCGGGCTCGCCCTCGGTGACGCGCTGGGCATGCCGACGCAGTCGATGTCGCGAGCCGAGATCACCCGCCGCTACGGGCGGATCGAGACGCTCGTGGACGCCGTGGCGGACCAGCCGATCGCGCCCGGCATGCCGGCCGGGTCCATCACAGACGACACCGAACAGGCCCTGCTGCTGGCGCGGCTGCTCATCGACGGCGACGGCCGGATCGACCCGCTGGTGTTCGCCCGCGCGCTGCTCGACTGGGAAGCCGACATGATCCGGCGCGGCTCGGCCGACCTGCTCGGCCCGTCCACGAAACGCGCGCTGGACCTGCTCCAGTCGGGCGCCGACCCGGCCGAGGCCGGGCGCGGGGGCAGCACGAACGGCGCCGCCATGCGGATCACGCCGGTGGCGATCGCGACCCCGCCGGAGCTGGACTGCCTGCTGGACGCCGTGACCGAAGCCAGTCTGGTCACGCACAACTCGAGCCTCGGCATCGCCGCGGCCGCGGCCGTCGCGGCGGCCGTGTCCGCGGGAGTGGACGGCGCGTCCCTGCCCGAAGCGCTCGACCACGCCGAAGCGGCGGCCGCGGCCGGTGCCGGCCGCGGCGCCTGGAGCGCGGGTGGCGACATCGCGGCCCGCATCCGCTGGGCCCGCGGCTGGGTGTCCGGACTGGACTCCGCGACCCTCGCCGACGCCGTCTACCAGGTGATCGGCACCTCGGTCGCGGCGCAGGAATCGGTGGTCGCCGCGATCGCGCTGGCGCAGGCGCTGGGCGAGCGGCCCGCCGACGCCCTCACCCTCGCCGCCGGACTGGGCGGCGACACCGACACCGTCGCCGCGATGTGCGGCGCGATCCTCGGCGCGCAGCACGGCTTCGCCGGACTGCCCGCCGGACCGGTCGGCACCGTCCTCACGGTCAACCGGCTGGACCTCGGCCCCGTCGTCGACGGGCTGCTGGAACTTCGTGGAAGGAAGTGA
- the folC gene encoding bifunctional tetrahydrofolate synthase/dihydrofolate synthase, whose product MTSGEDEEYPAELSSGGNFVAGPLPDDPAEIDPVDLEEIERQARRELLRVEAELNQRWPETKIEPSLDRIAALMTVLGDPQKTYPVIHVAGTNGKGSVTRMIDALLSRLGLRVGRYTSPHLQLVTERIAVDGAPIAASKYVDIYRDIAPYIGMVDNAGGPKMSKFEVLTGMAFAAFADAPVDAAVIETGMGGTWDATNVADGQVAVITPIGLDHIDYLGSDLGGIAGEKAGIIKAGSVAILAEQEPDAQRVLLERTVEVDATVARAGSEFGVLRREIAVGGQMLSLQGLGGVYDEIFLPLHGAHQANNALLALAAVEAFFGAGKDRRLDIEAVREAFAAVEIPGRLEPVRAAPTVLLDAAHNPHGARALATAIEEEFAFRRLAAVIGVLEDKDVRGVLEALEPVVSDVVVTKNSSPRAMPLDELNELALAVFGEDRVVAEPSLDAAVETAVALVEESDGGEPLAGGGVLITGSVVTVGDARTLFGKEPA is encoded by the coding sequence GTGACATCGGGCGAGGACGAGGAGTACCCGGCGGAGCTGTCCAGCGGAGGCAACTTCGTAGCCGGGCCCCTGCCCGACGATCCGGCCGAGATCGACCCGGTCGACCTGGAGGAGATCGAGCGACAGGCCCGCCGTGAGCTGCTGCGCGTCGAGGCCGAACTGAATCAGCGCTGGCCGGAGACGAAGATCGAGCCGTCGCTCGACCGCATCGCCGCGCTGATGACCGTGCTGGGCGACCCGCAGAAGACGTACCCCGTCATCCACGTCGCGGGCACCAACGGCAAGGGCTCGGTCACCCGCATGATCGACGCGCTGCTGTCCCGCCTCGGGCTGCGCGTGGGCCGCTACACCAGCCCGCACCTGCAGCTGGTCACCGAGCGGATCGCCGTCGACGGCGCTCCGATCGCGGCGTCCAAGTACGTCGACATCTACCGCGACATCGCGCCCTACATCGGCATGGTGGACAACGCGGGCGGCCCGAAGATGAGCAAGTTCGAGGTGCTCACCGGCATGGCGTTCGCCGCGTTCGCGGACGCGCCGGTCGACGCCGCGGTGATCGAGACCGGCATGGGCGGCACCTGGGACGCCACCAACGTCGCGGACGGGCAAGTCGCGGTCATCACGCCGATCGGCCTCGACCACATCGACTACCTGGGCAGCGACCTCGGCGGGATCGCGGGCGAGAAGGCCGGGATCATCAAGGCGGGCAGCGTCGCGATCCTCGCCGAGCAGGAGCCGGACGCGCAGCGCGTGCTGCTGGAGCGCACCGTCGAGGTGGACGCCACGGTGGCGCGCGCGGGCAGCGAGTTCGGCGTGCTGCGGCGCGAGATCGCGGTCGGCGGCCAGATGCTGAGCCTGCAGGGCCTCGGCGGTGTCTACGACGAGATCTTCCTGCCCCTGCACGGCGCGCACCAGGCCAACAACGCGCTGCTGGCGCTGGCCGCGGTCGAGGCGTTCTTCGGCGCGGGCAAGGACAGGCGGCTCGACATCGAGGCCGTGCGCGAGGCGTTCGCGGCGGTGGAGATCCCGGGGCGCCTGGAGCCCGTCCGCGCCGCGCCCACGGTCCTGCTGGACGCGGCCCACAACCCGCACGGCGCGCGGGCGCTGGCCACCGCCATCGAGGAGGAGTTCGCGTTCCGCAGGCTGGCCGCGGTCATCGGGGTGCTCGAGGACAAGGACGTGCGCGGCGTGCTGGAGGCGCTCGAACCGGTGGTCTCCGACGTGGTGGTCACCAAGAACAGCTCGCCCCGCGCGATGCCGCTGGACGAGCTGAACGAACTGGCGCTGGCGGTGTTCGGGGAGGACCGGGTGGTCGCCGAGCCCAGCCTGGACGCGGCGGTGGAGACCGCGGTGGCGCTGGTCGAGGAGAGCGACGGCGGCGAACCGCTGGCCGGTGGCGGCGTGCTGATCACGGGTTCCGTCGTCACGGTCGGCGACGCGCGGACGTTGTTCGGGAAGGAGCCCGCGTGA
- a CDS encoding ATP-binding protein, protein MDRTPGPSGCTETSLHCRWPASPRDITALRYELVRWAQDLDLPGHLAHAIGLAGYEALTNSVTHAYPAGTDGPVELHASRDHDLIAVTVIDRGRWKTPPPGRSMSDGRGLRLIRGLAGHVEVMATDEGTTVSMTWQLPNHLGFERSIA, encoded by the coding sequence ATGGACAGGACTCCCGGGCCGTCGGGGTGCACCGAGACCAGCCTGCACTGCCGCTGGCCGGCTTCGCCCCGGGACATCACGGCGCTGCGGTACGAGCTCGTGCGCTGGGCACAGGACCTCGACCTCCCGGGTCACCTCGCGCACGCGATCGGTCTCGCCGGCTACGAGGCGTTGACGAACTCGGTGACCCACGCCTACCCGGCGGGGACGGACGGCCCGGTCGAACTGCACGCGAGCCGGGACCACGACCTGATCGCCGTCACCGTCATCGATCGAGGCCGCTGGAAGACACCGCCGCCGGGGCGCTCGATGTCCGACGGCCGCGGGCTCCGGCTCATCCGCGGGCTGGCCGGGCACGTCGAGGTCATGGCGACCGACGAGGGCACCACGGTGTCGATGACCTGGCAGCTGCCGAACCACCTCGGGTTCGAGCGGTCAATCGCGTAG
- a CDS encoding PfkB family carbohydrate kinase, translated as MSRLVHTGQVIVDLVLRVPELPRRGGDVLADGMDLTPGGGFNVMAAAARSGAEVVYAGAHGTGRFGDAVRAALAAEGITVAQAPLSDVDTGVCVVLVDSGGERTFVTGTGAEGMLAPGRLDDGPVAADDLVYVSGYSLAHAPNRATLAAWLPTVPARVLLDPGPLAADLPLDVVLPHVDILSCNAAEARALSGKDSLTEAALALGGTVVVRDGPAGCLLAENGDVRTIPGFPVEPVDTNGAGDAHCGVLAAELLAGADLATAAYRANAAAAMAVLRRGPATAPGRQEIDEFLAARA; from the coding sequence GTGAGCAGGCTCGTCCACACCGGACAGGTGATCGTCGACCTGGTGCTGCGGGTGCCGGAGCTGCCGAGGCGCGGCGGTGACGTCCTCGCGGATGGGATGGACCTGACTCCCGGTGGTGGCTTCAACGTGATGGCCGCCGCGGCCCGCTCCGGCGCCGAGGTGGTCTACGCCGGCGCCCACGGAACGGGCCGGTTCGGCGACGCGGTCCGGGCTGCGCTGGCGGCGGAGGGAATAACGGTGGCGCAAGCTCCGCTGTCCGATGTGGACACCGGGGTGTGCGTGGTGCTGGTCGATTCCGGTGGCGAGCGGACGTTCGTGACCGGGACCGGCGCCGAGGGGATGCTCGCGCCGGGGCGGCTGGACGACGGGCCGGTGGCGGCGGACGACCTGGTGTACGTCAGCGGGTACTCGCTGGCGCACGCCCCGAACCGCGCGACGCTGGCGGCGTGGCTGCCGACCGTGCCGGCGCGGGTGCTGCTCGACCCGGGTCCGCTCGCCGCCGACCTGCCGCTGGACGTCGTGCTGCCGCACGTGGACATCCTGAGCTGCAACGCCGCGGAGGCTCGTGCGCTGTCCGGAAAGGACTCGCTGACGGAGGCTGCGTTGGCGCTCGGCGGAACGGTCGTCGTCCGCGACGGCCCCGCCGGCTGCCTGCTGGCCGAGAACGGCGACGTGCGGACGATCCCCGGTTTCCCGGTGGAGCCCGTGGACACCAACGGCGCGGGCGACGCGCACTGCGGCGTCCTCGCGGCGGAGCTGCTGGCGGGCGCCGACCTGGCCACGGCGGCCTACCGGGCGAACGCGGCCGCCGCGATGGCCGTGCTCCGCCGCGGCCCCGCCACGGCCCCCGGCCGCCAGGAGATCGACGAGTTCCTGGCGGCCCGCGCGTAG
- a CDS encoding SGNH/GDSL hydrolase family protein — MRRSMFVLLVAACTLLASTLTASAEPRYRHYVALGDSYTAGPLIPLQRLDPVGCLRSTGNYPSLLAIALRVGSFTDVSCSGADTHDMVAPQDVILGPNPPQLDALRPDTDLVTLGIGGNDYGVFGTIIGTCPGLRASDPTGNPCERHFTVDGVDTIKARLPQTQANVTAVLGEIHDRAPEAEVLVIGYPRIAPPSGTCPDVLPFADGDYPWLNSVEEELNAALEKAVADDGDASYVDTFGPSLGHDACAPPGQAWINGKDLKPWAANYHPFFTGMQGVAAVTYAQLRD, encoded by the coding sequence ATGCGCCGCAGCATGTTCGTCCTCCTGGTCGCCGCCTGCACGTTGCTCGCCTCGACGCTCACCGCGTCCGCCGAACCCCGCTACCGGCACTACGTCGCGCTCGGCGACTCCTACACGGCAGGCCCGCTGATCCCGCTGCAGCGCCTGGACCCCGTCGGCTGCCTCCGCTCGACCGGGAACTACCCGTCGCTGCTGGCGATCGCCTTGCGGGTCGGCTCGTTCACCGACGTGTCGTGCAGCGGCGCGGACACCCACGACATGGTCGCCCCGCAGGACGTGATCCTCGGCCCGAACCCACCGCAACTGGACGCCCTGCGCCCGGACACCGACCTGGTCACGCTCGGCATCGGCGGCAACGACTACGGCGTGTTCGGCACGATCATCGGCACCTGCCCCGGCCTGCGCGCCTCCGATCCCACGGGCAACCCCTGCGAGCGCCACTTCACGGTCGACGGTGTCGACACGATCAAGGCCAGGCTGCCGCAGACGCAGGCGAACGTCACCGCGGTGCTCGGCGAGATCCACGACCGCGCGCCGGAGGCCGAGGTGCTGGTGATCGGCTACCCGCGCATCGCGCCGCCGTCGGGCACCTGCCCGGACGTGCTGCCCTTCGCCGACGGCGACTACCCATGGCTCAACAGCGTGGAAGAAGAACTCAACGCGGCGTTGGAAAAGGCGGTCGCCGACGACGGCGACGCGTCCTATGTGGACACCTTCGGGCCGTCGCTGGGCCACGACGCGTGCGCCCCGCCGGGGCAGGCGTGGATCAACGGCAAGGACCTCAAGCCGTGGGCCGCGAACTACCACCCGTTCTTCACCGGGATGCAGGGCGTCGCCGCGGTGACGTACGCGCAACTACGCGATTGA
- a CDS encoding amidase yields MHEEVCALSTDFGAYVERFPHPETGIPFAVKDFLDVAGQKTRNGTPGLGHHVAADDAEVVARMRAAGYVPVSRTTVPELAWSVRTPGCRNPWAPDRDAGGSSGGSAVAVAIGDVPVALGTDTGGSIRIPAALCGVAGLRPTHGTVPMRGVTPLVPSMDTVGPIARTAADCLTVHRILAGAGEPAPDTVEGLRLGWPEHLWRGKVDPEVLEVFESAAGTLRAAGAEIVPAELPLGARHARSAGFTTMLYESAQQWWRAYSDDPSGLRGRAIGQLKAGTEVSRDDYDAARARAAEIADEVDAVFREVDALLMPTLPVTAAPAGTDTVELGGRAESLENAYYRLTALASVSGHPALTVPAGLTGAGLPAGAQLVGPRRQEALLCLLGGVIETGPPARALARARTGRTPS; encoded by the coding sequence GTGCACGAGGAGGTGTGCGCGCTGTCGACCGACTTCGGCGCCTACGTCGAGCGCTTTCCCCACCCGGAAACCGGAATCCCCTTCGCGGTCAAGGACTTCCTCGACGTCGCGGGCCAGAAGACGCGCAACGGCACGCCCGGACTGGGGCACCACGTCGCGGCCGATGACGCCGAGGTGGTCGCCCGGATGCGTGCCGCCGGGTACGTCCCCGTCTCCCGCACCACGGTGCCGGAGCTGGCGTGGTCGGTCCGCACACCCGGCTGCCGCAACCCGTGGGCGCCGGACCGGGACGCGGGCGGGTCGAGCGGCGGCTCGGCGGTCGCCGTCGCCATCGGGGACGTGCCGGTCGCGCTGGGCACCGACACCGGCGGCTCGATCCGAATCCCGGCCGCGCTGTGCGGGGTCGCCGGGCTGCGGCCGACGCACGGCACCGTGCCGATGCGCGGGGTGACTCCGCTCGTGCCGTCGATGGACACCGTCGGGCCGATCGCGCGGACGGCGGCGGACTGCCTCACCGTGCACCGGATCCTGGCCGGTGCGGGTGAACCCGCGCCGGACACGGTCGAGGGCCTGCGCCTCGGCTGGCCGGAGCACCTGTGGCGCGGCAAGGTCGACCCCGAGGTGCTGGAGGTGTTCGAGTCGGCCGCCGGGACCCTGCGCGCGGCCGGCGCGGAGATCGTGCCGGCCGAGCTGCCGCTGGGCGCCCGGCACGCGCGCTCGGCCGGGTTCACGACCATGCTGTACGAGTCCGCCCAGCAGTGGTGGCGGGCCTACTCCGACGACCCGTCCGGCCTGCGTGGCCGTGCGATCGGGCAGCTCAAGGCGGGCACCGAGGTGAGCCGGGACGACTACGACGCCGCCCGCGCCCGCGCCGCCGAGATCGCCGACGAGGTGGACGCGGTGTTCCGCGAAGTCGACGCCCTGTTGATGCCAACCCTGCCGGTCACCGCGGCGCCCGCCGGCACCGACACGGTCGAGCTCGGCGGGCGAGCGGAGTCACTCGAGAACGCCTACTACCGGCTGACGGCACTAGCCTCGGTCAGCGGGCATCCCGCGCTGACGGTCCCGGCGGGGCTGACCGGCGCCGGCCTCCCGGCCGGCGCGCAGCTCGTCGGGCCGCGGCGACAGGAAGCCCTGCTCTGCCTGCTCGGCGGAGTGATCGAAACCGGTCCACCCGCCCGCGCCCTGGCACGGGCCCGCACAGGAAGAACGCCGTCATGA